Genomic DNA from Novipirellula galeiformis:
GCGCGGAGGCTACGGTCGGTTATTGTAGGGTGCGATGGCAAAGACTGTAGATCCCCCGTGCCAACATCCATTCCACCCCGTCCCCCTGTTTGCAATGCTTTTTACTGGGGAAGGTCCGCTAGCAAGTGGATGAGTATTTGGGGGAGGTTTTGTTTTCGTCCTCCGTTTTTTGTTGTCCCCCAGCAATCCCCTCTTTGGAGTTTCCCACATGAGCACACCGATTCCTGCGATTCGTATTGGACTGGGGTACGATTCCCACCGCCTTGGTAATGGGGGGCCGCTTCGGATCGGAGCGATGGAAATTCCGGCTGAAGTGCATGCGATCGGCCACAGCGATGCCGATGTTTTGCTGCATGCGATCACCGACGCGTTGTTGGGCTCGGTGGCCGAGCCTGATATTGGCCGCTTATTTCCGGACCATGCCGAAGAAAACCGAGACCGTGACAGTCGCGATTTCCTGCATGAAGCTCTTCGTCGGGTCCGCCATCACGGCATGGAAATCGTCAATCTCGACTGCGTTATCTTAGCGGAACGCCCCAAAATGGCACCCCATTTGGATTTGATGCGAGAAACGATCGCGGGGTTGTTAGATATCTCAGTTGATCGAATTGGTATCAAAGCAAAGACGGGCGAAGGGATTGGGGCGATCGGCGGTGCGACCGCGATCGCCGCTCGCGTTGTGGCGCTGGTTTACAGCACGCGGGAATCCTAAATCGCCCTCTACTTGATCGCCTTCTCTCTCTATAATTCCCCGATTCCCACGAAGTTCGATTCTGTGTCGGAATCGTTTGCATCCCTGAAAGTCTTTTTCCCAGAACAGTTTCGATGAGCACTGCTACCGCCTCCACCAGCGTCACGGGGACTTCGGAAACGAAGCCGCCGATCAAAATTTACAACACGCTGAGCAAAACCAAGGAAATCTTTCAGCCTATCGCGCCGCCCAAGGTCGGGATCTATTTGTGTGGTCCCACCGTTTACGCCGAGTCGCACATCGGGCATATGGTCGGCCCTGTGATTTTCGATACGGTCAAACGCTACCTTCGCTACAGCGGCTATGACGTCACTTGGGTGGTCAATATCACCGATGTCGACGACAAATTGATCGCGAAAAGCCGCGAGCGGGGGATTCCGATGAGCCAAATCGCGGTTGAAATGACCGCCGATTACTTGTCGAACCTGCGTGAGTTGGGGGTCAACCAAATTGACTATCTGCCGCGGGCAACCGACCACATGCCGCAAATCATTAGCTTTATCGAGGCGTTGATCGCCAAGGGGCACGCGTACGAAGTCGACGGCGATGTCTTTTTTGACGTGATGAAGGATCCCAACTACGGCCAACTTTCCAATCGCAGCGTCGATGCTCAACAGGGCGAAGGGGGCGAAGCGGCGGCCAAGAAAAAATCCTCAGGCGATTTCGCGCTTTGGAAAAATGCCAAAGGCCAATCGATCGCTTGGGATAGTCCCTGGGGCAAAGGGCGGCCGGGTTGGCATATCGAGTGCTCGGCGATGAGCCACGAAATCCTGGGTGATACGTTCGACATCCACGGCGGCGGCTTGGATTTGATGTTCCCACACCATGAGAACGAACGCGCTCAAAGCGGTTGCTGCCACGATGCACCGATGGTCAAGTATTGGATGCACAACGGGCTGATGCGTGCCGGTGAAAAAGGCAAAGTCGGTGGCAAAAGCGACCGCGAAGAGTCCAACGAAGAGGCCGCAGCAGGCAAGATCAGCCGCAGCAAGGGAGCGGGTGGATTGTCCGATTTGATTCGCCGACACACCGGCGAACGCATCCGGTTCTTCTTGCTCCGCACGCACTATCGATCGACCATCGTGTATGGCGAAGAAGGATTGCAAGAAGCGGGGACGTCGCTCGAAGCGTTCTACCGATTCTTCGATCGTTTCGCCGAGATCAGCGGCAAATCGGTTTACGATTTACAGCCCGCCGCATCGCGAACCGAAGGCGAATTTGATCCAGGTAAAGACGCGTTGCTGGTTGAGATGCACGGCGTTCGGCAAAAGTTCTTGGCCGCCATGGATGACGATTTCAACACTGGCGCAGCGATCAGTGTGTTGTTCGATACGCTGCGTTTGATGAATCGTTTCATGGACGAAAACAAGCTCGACGCCAGCAGCGACAAGGCCTCTGCGGCAGTCGCTTCGCTTGTCGCGGCTGCGACGATCATTCGTGAATTGACTGCGGTGCTTGGCATCTTTGTTAAAGCACCCCCGAAATCGAGTGGCGATGATGGCGACGCGGCGCTGTTGGACAGCGTGGTTCACTTGTTGATCAATTTGCGCAAAGAAGCACGTGAGCGAAAGGATTACGCCACCGGCGATGCGATCCGCGATCGACTGAGCGAGCTCGGCGTCGCACTACTGGATAAGAAAGAAGGCACCAGCTGGGAACGTAGCTCGTGATCAAAGGCGGCGTATCGGGACGGCGGATTCTGGGCATTGACCCCGGTTTGAATACAACCGGGTACGGGGTGATCGAGGTTCACGGTGCGACGATCAAGTTGTGCGAAGCCGGGATCATTCGCAGCCGTGCCAAGGATCCGCTAGAGATGCGTCTGCGAGAGCTCTACACTGGCGTCAAGGAAGTGATCGAGGCGTTGCAGCCCGAGATGATGGCGCTGGAACAGTTGTTTTCGCATTACGAGCGACCGCGAACGGCAATTTTGATGGGCCATGCGCGCGGCGTGATTTGTTTAGCTGCCGGTGAAGCGGAAATTCCGGTAGGGCACTTTGAGCCCACGCGAGTGAAGAAGGTGTTGACCGGGAACGGTCGAGCTCCCAAAAGCCAAATGCAATTGGCGGTGAAGTTGCAGCTGCGGTTAGCGAATCTGCCCGAGCCGGCGGACGTTGCCGATGCATTGGCAATCGCGTTGTGTGGCCATCACTTGGGGATCAACACGCCGCTGGACAAGTTGATGAAGTAAGGAACAAGCGGGAAGTGTCGTGGATCTTGCTAAAAATCCCCGAATCGGTGTAGTGGATCTTGCTAAAGATCCCGGCAGTTAGGGAGGTTTAGCAACCTCCACTACAGGTTCTATCCCACTTTTTAATAACACGTTTTTGTAGGATGCAATCCGTTGATCGTCACGATTACAGGAAAATTGGTTCGCGTTGGCGAGGCCTCGGTGGTGATTGAATCGGCCCCGTTTGAATACGAGGTGTTTGTTGCCGATTTCACACGTCGTCAAATGCAAGGCAAGATCGGTGACGAAGCGCGGCTGCATACGTTGCAGTACATCGAAGGTAACGCGGCTCAAGGCGGACGATTGACTCCGCGATTGATCGGCTTTTTGTCGGAGCCCGAACGCCAATTTTTTGATCTGTTTTGCAGCGTCGACGGCGTCGGCGTCAAGAAGGCGTTGCGCGCGATGGTACGTCCGGTCAAGGAATTGGCGGTGCTGATCGAACAACAAGACGCCAAGTCGCTCTCCGCACTTCCCGGCGTGGGGCCAGCCACGAGCGAGCGGATCATTGCCAAACTGCGTCGCAAGATGCCTCGCTTCGCCTTGATGGTCGATCCAGGGGCGATTGGCGAGACGCAAGAGGCGGGCAGCGAAGTGATCGGCGAGACGTTCGACGCCTTGATCACGTTGGGGCACACCGAAGCGGATGCACGGCGATTGATCGACGAAGCGATCGCAGGGAAGAAGAAGTTCAAGGACACCGAGTCGCTACTAACCGCGATCTACCAGCGTTCGAGTTAGGCTCGGCGTCGATAAAAAAGAGGGATAGGCTTCCGGCCTTGATTGCATCCGCGACAGACTCGAAGTCTATCCCACAAATAAACTCGGCAGTGCTGCGTCAAATTGGCCTCGCGTCATCACCGTGGGCACGCCAGCTTCGCGTGCCGCTTTGAGTTGGTTGATTTGAACGTGAGGCCCATAGGCAATCACTTTCGCAGTCGGACAGCGGGTAGCGATTTCAGCCACCACGTCGGGTATCAATTTGCTGCGTGTTGACAAATCGATGATCACGTAGGCCACCGAGTCGAGGTCCCCTGCGGGCAAATTTCCGCTGAACTTGAATTCCAGCTCGGCGTTTGCTGCGGCACCACGCACGCGTGATGCGAACATCAAATCACCAGACAAAAACAGCACGAGATCAGCGGATGCATTTGTCATCGGATTACTTACGCTTCTCGACTTCGTTCTTCATGAATTTTAAGCCTTCCGTGGCTAACGTAATTTCATCCTTGAACATGCGGCGCCAAATTTTGGTAGCGGCGGCGATCTCGGGAAGCGCTAGTCCAAACGCTTCGATGACCATCCAACCGTCGTAGCCCATTTCGGCAATCGCGTCAAAGTTTTCTTCCCAGCGAACATGTCCTTCGCCCGGGGTGCCGCGATCGTTCTCGCTGATGTGGACATGATAAAGTTTATCGCCACCGACTTTGACTGCGTCTTTGATCCCCTTCTCTTCGATGTTGCTGTGGAAAGTATCGTACATCATTCCGCAAGCGGGATGGTCGACTTCGCGAACAAAACGCGCCGAATCGGCATGACAATTGAGAAAATAACATTCGAAACGGTTCAGCGCCTCGACGCCGAGCTTCACTCCGACGTTACCGGCATGTTCGGCGACCGCTCGCATGCTTTGGACGCCCCATTTCCATTCGTCTTCGGTGGGCCCCGCGCCGCTGAACACGCCGATCGCTGAGTGGTAGGGACCGACCAAGGTTTCGACGCCTGCGGCTGCACAGCAATCCAAGGTCCTCTTCGTCAATTCAATTCCCTT
This window encodes:
- the ruvA gene encoding Holliday junction branch migration protein RuvA; translation: MIVTITGKLVRVGEASVVIESAPFEYEVFVADFTRRQMQGKIGDEARLHTLQYIEGNAAQGGRLTPRLIGFLSEPERQFFDLFCSVDGVGVKKALRAMVRPVKELAVLIEQQDAKSLSALPGVGPATSERIIAKLRRKMPRFALMVDPGAIGETQEAGSEVIGETFDALITLGHTEADARRLIDEAIAGKKKFKDTESLLTAIYQRSS
- a CDS encoding histidine kinase; its protein translation is MTNASADLVLFLSGDLMFASRVRGAAANAELEFKFSGNLPAGDLDSVAYVIIDLSTRSKLIPDVVAEIATRCPTAKVIAYGPHVQINQLKAAREAGVPTVMTRGQFDAALPSLFVG
- the ruvC gene encoding crossover junction endodeoxyribonuclease RuvC — protein: MGIDPGLNTTGYGVIEVHGATIKLCEAGIIRSRAKDPLEMRLRELYTGVKEVIEALQPEMMALEQLFSHYERPRTAILMGHARGVICLAAGEAEIPVGHFEPTRVKKVLTGNGRAPKSQMQLAVKLQLRLANLPEPADVADALAIALCGHHLGINTPLDKLMK
- a CDS encoding sugar phosphate isomerase/epimerase family protein, whose translation is MKYGMNLLLWSGEVTDELLPVCEQLKSAGYDGVELPMFNIDLDYSAIGKKLDDIGLARTAVTIRGEEDNPISPDASVRAKGIELTKRTLDCCAAAGVETLVGPYHSAIGVFSGAGPTEDEWKWGVQSMRAVAEHAGNVGVKLGVEALNRFECYFLNCHADSARFVREVDHPACGMMYDTFHSNIEEKGIKDAVKVGGDKLYHVHISENDRGTPGEGHVRWEENFDAIAEMGYDGWMVIEAFGLALPEIAAATKIWRRMFKDEITLATEGLKFMKNEVEKRK
- the ispF gene encoding 2-C-methyl-D-erythritol 2,4-cyclodiphosphate synthase produces the protein MSTPIPAIRIGLGYDSHRLGNGGPLRIGAMEIPAEVHAIGHSDADVLLHAITDALLGSVAEPDIGRLFPDHAEENRDRDSRDFLHEALRRVRHHGMEIVNLDCVILAERPKMAPHLDLMRETIAGLLDISVDRIGIKAKTGEGIGAIGGATAIAARVVALVYSTRES
- the cysS gene encoding cysteine--tRNA ligase, with product MSTATASTSVTGTSETKPPIKIYNTLSKTKEIFQPIAPPKVGIYLCGPTVYAESHIGHMVGPVIFDTVKRYLRYSGYDVTWVVNITDVDDKLIAKSRERGIPMSQIAVEMTADYLSNLRELGVNQIDYLPRATDHMPQIISFIEALIAKGHAYEVDGDVFFDVMKDPNYGQLSNRSVDAQQGEGGEAAAKKKSSGDFALWKNAKGQSIAWDSPWGKGRPGWHIECSAMSHEILGDTFDIHGGGLDLMFPHHENERAQSGCCHDAPMVKYWMHNGLMRAGEKGKVGGKSDREESNEEAAAGKISRSKGAGGLSDLIRRHTGERIRFFLLRTHYRSTIVYGEEGLQEAGTSLEAFYRFFDRFAEISGKSVYDLQPAASRTEGEFDPGKDALLVEMHGVRQKFLAAMDDDFNTGAAISVLFDTLRLMNRFMDENKLDASSDKASAAVASLVAAATIIRELTAVLGIFVKAPPKSSGDDGDAALLDSVVHLLINLRKEARERKDYATGDAIRDRLSELGVALLDKKEGTSWERSS